In Sporohalobacter salinus, the sequence CCAACCGATTTTGAAGTTACAGTTAGAGAAATTAATGTATCCGCAGGAGCTGGTTTCTTAGTTGCATTAACTGGTTCAGTAATGACAATGCCTGGGTTACCGAAAGTACCATCAGCTGAGGAGATAGATGTTGATGCTGACGGTAATATTACTGGGTTATTCTAAATATATAGTTTAAAGTAATTACTAACACCTATGGTCTAATTAGGCCATAGATGTTTTATTATTAGGCAACTTCTTTGCTTTTAAAATTTGGAGATGATATAATAAATATAGGAAATAACTGAATAAATATTAGCTTCTTAATTTTACCGCTCAGATCCTAAATGGGACGGAGACGGTGTTAAGCAAAT encodes:
- a CDS encoding formate--tetrahydrofolate ligase yields the protein PTDFEVTVREINVSAGAGFLVALTGSVMTMPGLPKVPSAEEIDVDADGNITGLF